One region of Neisseria mucosa genomic DNA includes:
- a CDS encoding L-lactate dehydrogenase — MKRDLSKMTCIEDLRLVAKRKMPRMFYDYIDSGSWTETTYRENTSDFKDIRFRQKVLVNMEGRSLETKMIGQDVKMPVAIAPTGFTGMAHADGEILAARAAEKFGIPFTLSTMSICSIEDVAENTSAPFWFQLYVMRDREFMENLIKRAKDAKCSALVLTADLQVLGQRHKDIKNGLSAPPKPTIANLINLATKPEWCMKMLNTERRTFRNIVGHAKNVGDLSSLSSWTSEQFDPRLSWDDVARIKDLWGGKLIIKGIMEPEDAEKAAKSGADALVVSNHGGRQLDDTVSSIKALPDIVSAVGSDIEVWMDSGIRSGQDILKAWALGAKGTMIGRAFLYGLGAYGEEGVTRALEILYKEMDISMAFTGHRNIQDVDAGILQSTRWPDDKF; from the coding sequence AGCAAAATGACCTGTATCGAAGACCTGCGCCTTGTCGCCAAGCGCAAGATGCCGCGCATGTTTTACGATTACATCGATTCAGGTTCTTGGACGGAAACCACCTACCGCGAAAACACTTCGGATTTCAAAGACATCCGCTTCCGCCAAAAAGTGTTGGTCAATATGGAAGGCAGAAGCTTGGAAACCAAAATGATCGGTCAGGACGTGAAAATGCCGGTGGCGATTGCACCGACGGGCTTTACCGGTATGGCACACGCCGACGGTGAAATCTTGGCGGCGCGGGCGGCGGAGAAGTTCGGCATTCCGTTTACGCTCTCCACCATGTCCATCTGCTCGATTGAAGACGTTGCCGAAAACACCAGCGCGCCGTTTTGGTTTCAGCTTTATGTGATGCGCGACCGCGAGTTTATGGAAAACCTGATTAAGCGCGCGAAAGATGCCAAGTGTTCGGCATTGGTTTTGACCGCCGATTTGCAGGTTTTGGGTCAACGCCACAAAGATATCAAAAACGGTCTGTCCGCGCCGCCGAAACCGACCATCGCCAATTTAATCAATCTGGCAACCAAGCCCGAATGGTGCATGAAAATGCTGAACACGGAACGCCGCACGTTCCGCAATATCGTCGGACACGCCAAAAACGTCGGCGATTTGTCTTCGCTGTCTTCATGGACTTCCGAACAATTCGACCCGCGCCTGAGCTGGGACGACGTCGCCCGCATTAAAGACTTATGGGGCGGTAAGCTGATTATCAAAGGCATTATGGAACCTGAAGATGCGGAAAAAGCAGCGAAAAGCGGCGCGGACGCATTGGTCGTTTCCAACCACGGCGGCCGCCAGCTTGACGATACCGTATCCTCCATCAAAGCCTTGCCCGACATCGTCAGCGCAGTCGGCAGCGACATCGAAGTTTGGATGGACAGCGGCATCCGCAGCGGTCAGGATATCCTCAAAGCATGGGCTTTGGGCGCAAAAGGCACGATGATAGGCCGCGCGTTCCTCTACGGCTTGGGCGCATACGGCGAAGAAGGCGTTACCCGCGCACTGGAAATCCTGTATAAGGAAATGGACATATCCATGGCGTTTACAGGCCACCGCAATATTCAGGACGTCGATGCCGGTATTTTGCAAAGTACGCGCTGGCCTGATGACAAATTCTGA
- a CDS encoding RNA methyltransferase, protein MKLITSAQNEQLKHLSKLLTQSKARREYGQTVLEGVHLLQVYLEAGYTPKQVYLPKSKNTHPEIRNLISSLDEDCITWVGNEALSKITSLNDADDVMTWIEIPPQEDLPLSGDCVVLDRLQDPGNVGTVLRSAAASGIRQIVLGNDCVDIWSPKVLRAGMGAHFLLDIYSRVFLPQWLDAYQDKIWATALDGCNPSDLYQLDLNAPCAWVFGNEGSGVSREILEKVDGCIRIPMLGQTESLNVAMAATVCLFEQMRQRIA, encoded by the coding sequence ATGAAATTGATTACCTCCGCGCAAAACGAGCAGCTCAAGCATTTGTCCAAGCTGCTGACACAATCTAAAGCACGCCGTGAATACGGGCAAACCGTGTTGGAAGGCGTGCATCTTTTGCAGGTCTATTTAGAGGCGGGATATACGCCCAAACAAGTGTATTTGCCCAAAAGTAAAAACACGCATCCTGAAATCCGAAATTTAATCAGCAGCTTGGACGAAGATTGTATTACTTGGGTCGGAAACGAAGCCTTGTCTAAAATCACCAGTCTGAACGATGCCGATGATGTAATGACTTGGATAGAGATTCCGCCGCAAGAGGATTTGCCTTTAAGCGGCGACTGCGTGGTGTTGGACAGGCTGCAAGACCCGGGCAATGTCGGTACGGTTTTACGCAGCGCGGCAGCTTCGGGCATTAGGCAGATTGTGTTGGGTAATGACTGCGTCGATATTTGGTCGCCCAAGGTATTGCGCGCGGGTATGGGGGCGCATTTTCTGCTGGATATATACAGCCGCGTTTTTCTACCGCAATGGCTGGATGCTTATCAGGACAAAATATGGGCAACCGCTTTGGACGGGTGCAACCCTTCCGACTTGTACCAACTGGATTTAAACGCCCCTTGCGCTTGGGTTTTCGGCAATGAAGGCAGCGGCGTGAGTCGGGAAATTTTAGAAAAAGTCGACGGTTGCATCAGAATCCCGATGCTGGGACAGACCGAGTCGTTAAACGTCGCCATGGCGGCAACGGTATGTCTTTTCGAGCAAATGCGCCAACGCATTGCGTAA
- a CDS encoding anti-sigma factor has translation MLMDNDDVSEEMLDRLLSDDAAAEAWYEYHLIGDCMRYKAGTGRDADFMQSAAFTATLAEISEEHKQRHKAEVAAAMSAKGVQAANNSFFKSFAVAASVAAVAVSVWQFAPQVQGGLADIVAEKVADTKNQQEHIVPVAANPAVKNASDAVVVPESAKNDKGVSQITVRTETQVQQDSVVH, from the coding sequence ATGTTGATGGATAACGACGATGTATCTGAAGAGATGCTTGATCGTCTGTTGTCCGACGATGCCGCTGCCGAAGCGTGGTACGAGTACCATCTGATTGGCGATTGCATGCGCTATAAAGCAGGTACGGGGCGTGATGCGGATTTCATGCAAAGCGCAGCATTTACTGCTACGCTTGCTGAAATCAGCGAAGAACATAAGCAACGTCATAAGGCTGAAGTTGCCGCAGCGATGTCTGCTAAGGGTGTTCAAGCTGCAAACAATTCCTTCTTTAAATCTTTCGCCGTTGCTGCCAGCGTTGCTGCAGTTGCTGTGTCTGTATGGCAATTCGCCCCTCAAGTGCAGGGTGGGTTGGCAGATATAGTTGCGGAAAAAGTTGCTGATACCAAAAACCAGCAGGAACATATCGTGCCCGTAGCTGCTAATCCGGCAGTAAAAAATGCTTCAGATGCCGTGGTAGTACCTGAATCCGCAAAGAATGACAAAGGTGTTAGTCAGATTACGGTTCGAACCGAAACGCAGGTTCAACAGGATTCCGTCGTTCATTAA